The DNA sequence TCCTGTGTGGTCGGCAGCCAAAAAGTTTGCAGAGAACACTTCTCTTTTGGGTAgattcttcctccccaccccctagtGGATTCTTGAACAGACTAAAATCTTCCATGGCCAGAAACAAAGGCTGGCCTCATCTAATGCCCTAAGgacctaaaaaaattaatattccaaCCAAAGGAAACTGAatttcattttgccttttttattgaCAAGTTTAAATATCTCTAATGGTTAGAAAATACAAACATTGGTATTCAGCTTAAAtacaaatgtcactagatattaAAGGACTTGGTTAATAATTTTTCCAAATGCTTAAGAAATATTTCCCAGGAGGCAGGTGAAACGTTAGGTGCTCAAGGCGCAAAGAACAGAGGCTCGGCCTGTTCAGATGGTCGCACAGTCCCACTCAGTGACGCACATGGCAGCAGGACAAGCAGTGCCACCAGCCTTTGTACCCCAGCTCCAAAGCTACACGGGGGCTTTTTCTGTCCTGGGAGTCACATTCTGGGACAAATAAACCACTTTAAAGAAGAAACTAGATTGGCTCAGTTCCAGGACATTCTGGTGTAACCTGGGAAGTTAAGGCTCCCCCAAATTGTCATCAAGGGCTGATGGATAAGAGTCAAGTCAGCCAGACTCACGCTAGACACGTTTTCTTGTTCCATACCTTATTCTCTTCTTTAACTCATGTGGACTGTTTATATTTCACTTATGTATAAAAGGTGCCAGCCAAATCAATTGTGTCTAACTCAAACTTGACCCAGTATGCCCAATATTAGGGATCTTTTAGCCCGATCATACTTTTGGGTGAAATGTCTCTATGTTAACATACCTCAAagttaaacattttcattataataaatTAGCTTTAATGTTACAATTAATATCTCAGAAAACTGAATCTAAGTATCTTGACCTTGCATACTAATTTGAACTTAGAACTAATACCATCTTCCCTATCCATTTTGACCAATCCCCAGAATCAGTAGAGACgtattttatttacatgtaaaatatCTAATTAGGCCACTTATTTACCAGTTTCTTACctaaaataatgaatatgtaaTTTAAAGCACCAAAGCGTACTTTATTTCAAAGTCACAACCAAAATACTAAATGTTCAGGCTTaccttttaattcattttagcaGTCTCAGAACTGAAATCTTTATAAAAGGAATGATAAATGCTTTGGAAGACTTGACAAGTACCATCAACCCCTTCTCAACCCCGATGTCAAGCAGGAGCCCATGTGCTGCGGGAAGGTCAATGACAGCAGAACTGTGGGCAGGGAGGCACACCCTGGGGTTAAACCAGGAGGCACCCCTTGGAGCATTCCGAGAGAAGTGACaagagcccagccggcatggcacagtggttgagcatcgacctatgagccaggaggtcatggttcgatccccagtgtggggagtgcagaaagctgccaattaatgattctatttcatcattgatgtttcttctctccctctcccttcctctctaaaatcaacaaaaatatattaaaaaataaaagtcaatctttaccttaaaaaaaaaaaagagctaataaGAGTTCACAGTGGAAAAGGCAGACAATACACTGTCCTTTTTTCTCTCAATATACCAATTAGAAAGCAGGAAATCTATTaggcagagaaaaaaacataCGCTTGGAGAAACAGCTGGGATGTCTGTATTCTCTTGGCCGTCTCACAAGTTACTGAATCGGATACATTTATGACCATGCTGGCTCCGAAACATGATTCATGCTCTGTAATCCAAGTAAACGCTCCAAGGGTGCACCGGGGTTTAGTGGGCGTGAAGAGCAAAGGTTGTCAGACAAGCATCCTTTGGCTCTAGCAACATACCTTCGGGTGAGCAGAGTGGCAGTGATTCACGTTTTACTTCTGAGTTAAGATCTAGATTTGAAGGAATACTAATGGCTTCAGAATAAAAGAACCAAGCTTAAGCACTCAAAAGCGAACTTCTTAAAATGAAGTCCTATTGCTAACCAGTTGCACTGAAAACCTACAGGGAAACATCCCCAAGCCTGAAGTATACCAACACTGGAATGAATGTCTCTGGGACATGGACAAAAATGAGGAAGTCAATCCTAGTTATTTGCTTGTCCCCAGGCTAGAAGTATACCAACACTTGAATGGATGTCTCTGGAACATGGACAAACATGAGGAAGTCAATCCTagttatttgcttttctttcGGTGCATGGCACGAGGGGGTGAGATGAGGAGAGTGATCAACTAATATAGTACAGGAGGATAAAAATGTCAGTTTTGTGGGATTTTATTTGTGTATCCATTTAGGGACACATTTCCTGTTGTTTAAATGCTACTATAATTCATCACATGAAACTCATCTCCCAAAAAAGGATCAACATGGTTTCATTTTCCAACTGACACAAGTCTGTGCAGCCCACAGAAGCCATTAcaggttatatttatttttgcccCCACTCCTATTCTATATATGGTCCAGTTCCTGAGGAGAAGCAACGTGATTTAACCCACATTCAAGGAGCAAGTGTCCCATCTGACcaatctccctctgcccccctctccaCTGCCTCGGGATGCACATGGGGAGCCTTGGTTAGTGACTGCTCTCAGGTCCTTCCTGTTTCACCTCTCCAGATTCAGGCTGAATCTTAAGTCTATAATCCACTGCAGTAAACCAGTCCTGCCTAATCGGCTGACACAAAAGAGAGCACATTTTCTCCTTCCCTGCAACCATGTGAAATGGAAGCATTCTTTGCAATTAGAAGCAGCAGGATGAGGGAGCTCAGCAGAGAAAAGACAGGAATTAACAGAAGAATGTTTGAGAGGTATAACCAGAATGGCTAACTGCTATGACTAAACCCACAGAGGCTTAAACCCTGGAGACAATATTAATGCAGGAAAGGCCAGGAGTTAAGGcttaccagtggtcggcaaactgcggttctcgaggcacatgcggctcgcgagccgcggtttgccactctgttgactaatgagtttgccgaccactggcttagacagATCACTCCTAGTATGGCTCAAAAGTTCAGGGGATAGGCTCCAGTGGAAGGGACCAAAAGCCATACAAGTAAATTCCGCTGGTCCAGAGGCCTAGCTCCTCTCACCCTCAGCTGGAAACCAAGACAGGTCATTCCAAGCATGCTGACAGCAGGCCTGTTGGCAAGTTTGAGGactcagttttaaaataaactaaaataggaCTAGAATGCAGCACTACAAAATGTTTTCACAAGTGTAATCATGAGAAAGGTTAGAATGTTGCATAGAAAAAGTGTTCTGTAATATCCTTTGTAAACCTAGGTCTTAGTAattaaaacaatcaaacaaacaaaacctccctTCATAGTCTAGAAGTCCATGATTATGAATTGAGGAAAATTATCAAGTTTGCAGTTTTGCAGCAAAACCTCAGAAGATCCTTTAGTTCTTCATGTTTAGAATTATGATTAAATTTACCACTTGGAGCCCAGTCagggttgctcaatggttgagcatcaacccatgaaccaagaggtcctgggttctattgctggtcagggtacatgcctgggttgcaggcttgaggtgtgctggaggcagccaattgatgtttcttatcgatgtttctatccttctccttttccctctctctaaaataaataaaaacatatttaaaaaaaaaaagtttaccatTTGGAGGGTCAAGCTGACACAGTTTAACAACAGTTTCTTTACAAAAGGACCTGGCTACATGAGCCCAAGCAAATTTTATGTCTCCATGCTCTGCCCTCTCTGCTTGGAAGAGGTGACCCAAACACCCAGGGACATGGAATCACTGCTATTGTTTTTAAACTTAGGctgcttgctttcttttcttctcacatGAGGCTATTATTAAGCAAACTACACCAACTGCCCCTTTAACAGGTTTGAATAGCCAGTTTAAGAATAAGTGAAAATACCTTAGAACATTTAAATTAACCTTGGCAATAGGATGAGAAATTTTTAACCTCTCTTATCAACTGCATCAATTGAGTCTGAGTTAAAATACACCACAGTGACGGTGATATCATCCCTGTACATTCTCGCCAAGTCCTCTGGCAGCGTCAGCATCGCGGTCAGCCGCTCGGGATCCATCTCCCCATACTCATTGCTCCCTATGGCATGTCTGATCAAACGTGTGGCTGCATTTTGGTCGGCAACGTGAAGCCCCTGGGCTTTCCTCTGCAGCAGCAGGCTCTGCATGAGCCCCAGGTTGGCTGGTCTCTGGGCCAGGTCTGGCTTGTGCCGACCCGCTTCACTTAGGTGCTCCACCACCAGCCTCACCACATCCTCATTGTCCAGTACGTCCCACAGGCCGTCTGACGCCAGCACAAGGAACTTATCCTGGGGCCTCAGCCTGTGGTATGTGATCTCAGGCTCAGCAGTCAGGTAGGGTGGAGTGTAGTAGTGTTGGGGGGTGAACTGGTAAATGTTGAGGGCCTCGGTGTCAAAGCCCCGCTCCAGGACACTGCGCTGCAGCTCTTTACTCCACTTCAGCTGGACATCCCCGAATGCCCTGCAGGGCATGAGGATGCCCAGCAGCCTGTCGTCCATGATGATTGTCCTGTCTTCTGACTCAGGATGCTCCCTCTTCAGCCGTGACAGCTCAGCCTGGTTCCAGGCATTGTGGTCGCAGGTAAGGGGCAGACAAGACCACATGCCATTGTCCTCCTGGACACCAAGGATGGCCCGGCAGTCACCAGCATTTGCCACATGCAAGTGAACCCCATCCACATGGGCCATGCAAGCTGTTGCCCCAGAGAAAGCAACCTGGAGCGAAAGGTTCCTTGTCATCTCGTCTTCCAAAGGGGCCTGGATTTCCAGGGAGATGTCAGAATCGAGTCTCTGGAAGGAGTACATTAATGCTTCCTTAATGTTCAGTCCCATTTCCATGTGCAGGTCAAGCAGCTCCTGCCAGTAGACCCGGAGGTGATCAAGGTGCACTGACGTGACATCCTTGTAGATACTGTCCCCTGGGTGCTTGAGCCACTGCAGGATGGGCAGCATGGGCTTCATGCTTTCCATCGCTCCCTCCATCTGCTCCAAGGTCTGCTGAGACATCAGCGACACTGCCACGTAGTAGAAGAGCCTCTCGCTTACTGCTTGAGCACATGCATGGCCACCATGTCCGTCAAAGACACCAAACATCAGCCCGTTGGTCTGCAGGCAGGAGGCCACACCTCGCCGGTCCTCCACTGGGGAATTGGCAGCCAGCTGGTTGCTCTCAAACCGCAACACCGAATTTGGAACTCCGCTGACGGGGTCAAGAATCTTGTGGGCTGACTCACCGGCTCGCAACACTTCATTTACTTGCTCAGGGCTGAGCTGCAGGTGGAAATCGTCTTCCTCTGTCGATGTGTGTCTGTAGGCTTTCGGCAGAGCAAAGCCACCACATGGGGCATTGTTTTTTAGGGTGGTTGGTACCCAGGAAAAGAGCGTCCTTTTTGATTTATTCCTACTTGAGACACACCTTGAATATAAATGCCTGCCCCCTTGTAATGTGGCAATGCTGTTCCTTGCAGAATTTAAGATCCAGTAGGACATAGGACTTGACATTCTGAAGCTATACCAGCAAATGTGTTCCTTCAgcaaaaggtgtttttttaaaaaacctggaaATTAAAGAGTTTCAAAAAGTTTCAAATTTAATTTCTCAATAATGACTTCTGAAAACATTTAATGTGCTACTATCCTGAGCAAAAGTGATTTAAGGTAAACTATTTAAAAGAGTTCACTAAACTCAAAATACCTAAGCAAGTCTCTCTACTTCCCATTATAGCACATAAACACATCccagaaaatgtgaaaaacaggGTTTGTATACCCTCTCCACTCCTACAGAGCCACTGTGGGCTTCCCCACAGAGCTCACTCATTCCTCACAGCTGACCCAGGGAtctccatttcctctccttcccaaATCCTTTCCCTTGCTAGAGCCCAGTGCCTAGCTCCCGTGTTTACTCTTCCCAGCAGActacacatttatttaaatatctgcTTTCCCACTAGTCTGTAAGCTCCATGAATTCAGGAACAAACTATGGCTGCCCTGTACCTGGCATACAACAAGCCTTTAAATATTGGctaaatgtggatttttttttgggggggggtaattctcacccaaggatatttttccattgatttttaaaaatatatatttttattgatttcagagaggaagggagagggagagacagaaacatcaatgatgagagagaatcattgatcagttgcctcttgcacaccccctactggggatcaagtccacaacccaggcatgtgcccttgactgaaattgaaccatggatccttcagtccacaggtcaacgctctatccactgagccaaattggctagggctccattgatttttagagagagtggaagggagggagaaggggcagagaaaaagagagagaggaacatcgatgtgagagagacacattgattggttgcctcccccacatgcgCTGACTGGGGCTGTGGAACCTGGAacctaggcacatgcccctgacgggaatcaaactcaggacccttcagtccacaggcctacattctatccactgagtcaaaccggctaagGTTACATGTGGATTTTTAACAGGTCCAATTGCACTCTAGGCATAACACTAGCCGTCTAGCATCAGACACTCTGCCTGAGCTCCAGTGGTCCATTGGTGGGATGGGAATACTTGTTATTCTCTTAAGGTTTTGTTGTCGTCCAAGAGAAAAATACCACCATTATGAAATATGACCCTTCTGCtccaaaaaaaagataattacttTTATCATTAGGTGTATTCTTCTCCAGTCATTTCTGCACACATTTTTATATAGTTGTAACCACAACTTTTAATCCCAGTTTTCCTGTTAAGAACATTTTGTCTGTGTTACATTTCACGGATGTGTAATATTACATTTTGACATAAACAATCACAATTTACTTAACTATTGCCTATTGTTGGAAATATGAAGGTCATTTCCACTGCTATTATAAAACACCAAACTGTCCTGCCCTATGCATCAACCTACTTAGGTTTCATCCTACTTACTTCTCAAGCGAGCTATTAGTAGGTCAAAGGCTGTAGATGCATATTGCCAAACTAATTTCCACAAGGTTCACATCTGCCTCTGCAAAGGCATGAAGGAAACAGTTTCCTAGCGCCTTCAACCGCCTTTGGTGGTATTTTTCTCTTGGACGACAACAACAAAagctgctttattttctatttcctcgGGTGACCCATGAGAAAGACGCGTGTCCCACGTGTTTTCGGATTTCGCTTATGAATCCTGCCCTCCCCAAGTTTGTCTGTTGGGGTATCCGAAGAGCTCGCAGAACTGAGGATCGtcctcctcccccccagcccaCCTTGCTGAACTTGGGGCAGAAGCGGAGGGTCTGGGTGAACAGAgggtgcctgccccctccccccgccccgggcccgccAGAGAAGCCAGGCAGCGAGGTCCCACGCAAGGCTGTCTGCCGCAGCCCCGAtccctaaaagaagcaaacaGGTCCCAAGTTCAAGTCTCTGACCCACGGTTTCATAGATAAGCGCGCAGCCTCCTGAGTCGACCCAGCCCAGATCTCCCTCAAAACCGGGCGCGGCCATATCGCTGAGCCTTAGCTTCCCAGCCGATAAAAATAAGAAGATTCAGACGAGACGCCCTGCTCTCAGGGCTGCTCCTGGGGTTAAAAGTAGCTAGTGTCCTGGTGCGCAGCAAGGGTCCTAGGTTAGCCGCGAACCCACGTGGCGGGTGGCGCGAGTGGGGTGACCGCGGCTGCGTCCCGCCCCCTCACCTCACCTTATCTGACCTCCCATCACCCGAGACCATGCCGCGAGCGCGGGAGGCCCAGACGCCCGCGAGGCCCGGTGGGGTGAGAAGCGTCCGGAACCCGCGCACGTCCCCTTCCCAACCACGGACCTTCGCGCTGCTCTCACCAGCCTGAGCCACCGCCGCGGGATCCGTCCCGCCCGAGCCGCCCCTGCGAACAGCGCCGCGCCAGCCGCCACCCCGGCCTCCTCTGAACGCCGCTGGTGCGACTCCAGAAGGAAGCTTCCTCTCGCCTGCCCTTATTGGCTCAGCTGAGGAGGCGGGCCCTTAACGGACAGTGGAATTGCCCAATGGCTGAGGAGGGCGAGGGGGCGGGCAGAAGGGGCGGACCTAGAGGATCCGGTTCCTCCCCACCCGCCTAGCCCGGCTCCGACCCAAAGTGGGTTGAGAGCAGGTCAATGGGTCCATTCAGTCATTTGG is a window from the Eptesicus fuscus isolate TK198812 chromosome 21, DD_ASM_mEF_20220401, whole genome shotgun sequence genome containing:
- the PDP2 gene encoding pyruvate dehydrogenase [acetyl-transferring]-phosphatase 2, mitochondrial, whose product is MSSPMSYWILNSARNSIATLQGGRHLYSRCVSSRNKSKRTLFSWVPTTLKNNAPCGGFALPKAYRHTSTEEDDFHLQLSPEQVNEVLRAGESAHKILDPVSGVPNSVLRFESNQLAANSPVEDRRGVASCLQTNGLMFGVFDGHGGHACAQAVSERLFYYVAVSLMSQQTLEQMEGAMESMKPMLPILQWLKHPGDSIYKDVTSVHLDHLRVYWQELLDLHMEMGLNIKEALMYSFQRLDSDISLEIQAPLEDEMTRNLSLQVAFSGATACMAHVDGVHLHVANAGDCRAILGVQEDNGMWSCLPLTCDHNAWNQAELSRLKREHPESEDRTIIMDDRLLGILMPCRAFGDVQLKWSKELQRSVLERGFDTEALNIYQFTPQHYYTPPYLTAEPEITYHRLRPQDKFLVLASDGLWDVLDNEDVVRLVVEHLSEAGRHKPDLAQRPANLGLMQSLLLQRKAQGLHVADQNAATRLIRHAIGSNEYGEMDPERLTAMLTLPEDLARMYRDDITVTVVYFNSDSIDAVDKRG